From a region of the bacterium HR17 genome:
- the hemL2 gene encoding Glutamate-1-semialdehyde 2,1-aminomutase 2, with the protein MTGEGSRALFERAQRLMPGGVNSPVRAFRAVGGVPFFVAKGEGCFLWDVDGNRYADFVCSWGALILGHAHPEVVAAVKAAVERGTTYGAPTELEVRLAEKIRAAFPTMELVRLVNSGTEATMSAIRVARGYTGRSKVIKFEGCYHGHADYLLVKAGSGATTFGMPDSAGVPTSLSQETIVLPYNDVAAFTTVMDALGDQIAAVIVEPIAGNMGVVLPEPEFLQALREQTRKHGAALIFDEVITGFRVTYGGAQHLFGIEPDMTCLGKIVGGGFPLAAYGGRRDLMQMVAPLGAVYQAGTLSGNPVAVTAGLTTLSILERDRPYADLERKTQMLADAVLDAAKQAGVPVHINRIASMFTVFFTDQPVTDYASAKRSDTQRFARFFHTLLARGVFLPPSQFEAAFVSTAHDDATLALVQDAILHAMRAAAS; encoded by the coding sequence ATGACAGGCGAAGGCTCTCGGGCACTGTTTGAGCGGGCGCAGCGCTTGATGCCAGGCGGCGTCAACTCACCCGTGCGGGCTTTTCGGGCAGTCGGCGGTGTGCCCTTCTTTGTTGCCAAGGGTGAAGGGTGCTTCCTTTGGGATGTGGACGGCAACAGATATGCCGACTTCGTCTGCTCATGGGGCGCGCTCATCTTGGGGCATGCGCATCCCGAAGTCGTCGCCGCTGTGAAAGCCGCTGTGGAGCGGGGCACGACCTACGGTGCGCCGACCGAACTGGAGGTGCGCCTCGCCGAAAAAATTCGCGCCGCCTTCCCGACGATGGAACTGGTGCGGCTGGTCAATTCGGGCACGGAGGCGACGATGAGCGCCATCCGCGTCGCCCGTGGCTACACGGGGCGCAGCAAAGTCATCAAGTTTGAAGGTTGCTACCACGGGCACGCCGACTATTTGCTCGTCAAGGCTGGCTCAGGGGCAACGACTTTCGGCATGCCGGACAGCGCAGGCGTGCCCACCAGTCTCTCGCAGGAAACGATCGTCTTGCCCTACAACGATGTCGCCGCTTTCACTACCGTCATGGATGCTCTCGGCGACCAAATCGCTGCCGTCATCGTGGAACCCATCGCGGGCAACATGGGGGTCGTCTTGCCCGAGCCTGAATTTCTGCAAGCCCTGCGGGAACAAACCCGCAAGCACGGCGCCGCGCTCATTTTTGACGAAGTGATCACGGGCTTTCGTGTGACTTACGGCGGGGCTCAACACTTGTTCGGCATTGAACCCGATATGACTTGCTTGGGCAAGATCGTCGGCGGCGGTTTCCCGTTGGCTGCTTATGGCGGGCGTCGCGACCTCATGCAAATGGTCGCCCCGTTGGGCGCCGTTTATCAGGCAGGCACTTTGTCGGGCAACCCCGTCGCCGTCACAGCGGGCTTGACAACGCTGAGCATTTTGGAACGCGACCGCCCTTACGCTGACTTGGAGCGCAAAACGCAAATGTTGGCTGACGCCGTCCTTGACGCCGCCAAACAAGCGGGCGTGCCTGTGCACATCAACCGTATCGCGTCCATGTTCACCGTCTTCTTCACCGACCAACCTGTCACCGACTACGCATCCGCCAAACGCAGCGACACACAGCGGTTTGCCCGCTTCTTCCACACCCTTTTGGCGCGGGGTGTTTTTCTGCCCCCGTCGCAATTTGAAGCGGCGTTCGTCTCAACGGCCCACGACGACGCCACCCTCGCCCTCGTTCAAGACGCCATCTTGCACGCGATGCGCGCCGCCGCATCATAG
- the abfA gene encoding Intracellular exo-alpha-(1->5)-L-arabinofuranosidase, which translates to MVAWTDEFDGTRLQKQWRWMAPAGGSYELRDGWLVISVPQREKGFNHWNGVFDAPMVLTELPDGDWAAETTVHIPDYAPDSDFHVGMAIAVSERYLWLWGMFYSTTTWKMQRPELWLERTGEGRLLQVPLESKVVHLRAERRGWWLHFFWRHGDRMPWQEAGKSLIWFSPKHIGLIVKTWGNGRPLAARFDRFRLESIPSPADEGLTVTVKINPQRRLSEINPLIYGQFIEHLGRCIYGGIWAEMLRNRKMHASVQENGVVEHWQPFGKNARWYADNREFFVGGQSQVIEGTGSGEHGIAQSDLDLLPKGYVGRVIVKGDGVSEITVSLRKNGKVLASQTLKGVTSRWKKLPFRLRVNEAVSDAQFVIAFSGKGRLWVGAASLMPADNVHGMRKDVLDAIKDIKPPIVRWPGGNFVSGYDWRDGIGDPDKRPPRWDRAWGAWEWNDFGTDEFMQFCRYIGAEPYICTNAGEGYEHEAADWMRYCKEKGYKVRYWGIGNEMYGRWQLGHLDATKYALKAILFATAMRQVMPDARLVAVGVDGGGWGNWNAIVTKIAGAHFDLIAPHYYQGYNPNDDARQIYTVVAGSPVHIERMLHETFAIVERNKPTGKRITLAFDEWNVWEPHQVPATGLESFYALRDGIFAAGVFHAMHRCSDFVELACLAQTVNVLGALRTTQTQVLKTPIYWAFWLYVRNTGKWRVACDVDCPVGTMPVGGETPVVDASATLSADGKTLFVALINRHPESDVTVRLDFGSFKAKPTATLWRLWSEHFTDTNTFERPDTVKPTQQTIAVSDLTRFVLPRHSVTLLRLER; encoded by the coding sequence ATGGTGGCGTGGACGGATGAGTTTGACGGGACGCGGTTGCAAAAACAGTGGCGGTGGATGGCACCTGCTGGCGGCAGTTACGAGTTGCGGGACGGTTGGTTGGTTATCTCTGTGCCGCAACGCGAAAAGGGCTTCAATCACTGGAACGGCGTGTTTGATGCACCGATGGTGTTGACGGAGTTGCCCGACGGCGATTGGGCGGCAGAAACGACGGTCCACATCCCCGATTACGCCCCCGACAGCGATTTTCATGTCGGTATGGCGATTGCGGTTTCCGAGCGTTACTTGTGGCTGTGGGGCATGTTTTACAGCACCACGACTTGGAAAATGCAGCGCCCCGAACTGTGGCTGGAACGGACAGGTGAAGGGCGTTTGCTCCAAGTGCCACTGGAAAGCAAGGTCGTGCATTTACGCGCCGAAAGGCGTGGATGGTGGCTGCACTTTTTCTGGCGGCACGGTGACCGCATGCCATGGCAAGAAGCGGGCAAATCGCTGATTTGGTTTTCCCCTAAGCACATCGGGCTCATCGTCAAGACCTGGGGCAACGGGCGCCCATTGGCAGCGCGCTTTGACCGCTTCCGACTGGAAAGCATACCGTCACCTGCCGATGAAGGCTTGACGGTGACGGTCAAAATCAACCCACAAAGACGCCTCAGCGAAATCAACCCGCTCATTTACGGGCAATTCATTGAGCACTTGGGGCGCTGCATTTATGGCGGCATCTGGGCGGAGATGCTGCGCAACCGAAAGATGCACGCGTCGGTGCAGGAAAACGGCGTCGTGGAGCATTGGCAACCTTTCGGCAAAAACGCCCGCTGGTATGCCGACAATAGGGAGTTTTTCGTCGGCGGGCAATCGCAGGTGATTGAAGGCACGGGCAGCGGCGAGCACGGCATCGCGCAATCCGACTTGGACTTGCTGCCCAAGGGTTATGTCGGGCGGGTCATCGTCAAGGGCGACGGCGTCAGCGAAATCACCGTCAGCCTGCGTAAAAACGGAAAAGTGCTGGCAAGCCAAACCCTCAAAGGCGTGACGAGCCGCTGGAAAAAATTGCCCTTCCGCTTGCGGGTCAACGAAGCAGTGAGCGACGCGCAATTTGTCATCGCCTTCAGCGGTAAGGGTAGGTTGTGGGTTGGAGCGGCATCGCTGATGCCCGCCGACAATGTGCATGGGATGCGCAAGGATGTGTTGGACGCCATCAAAGACATTAAACCGCCCATCGTGCGTTGGCCGGGCGGCAACTTCGTCTCGGGTTACGATTGGCGGGACGGTATCGGCGACCCCGACAAGCGCCCGCCCCGCTGGGATCGGGCATGGGGCGCGTGGGAGTGGAACGACTTTGGCACCGACGAGTTCATGCAGTTCTGCCGCTACATCGGCGCTGAACCCTATATCTGCACTAACGCGGGCGAGGGCTACGAACACGAAGCCGCCGATTGGATGCGTTACTGCAAAGAGAAGGGCTACAAGGTGCGCTATTGGGGTATCGGCAACGAGATGTATGGGCGCTGGCAGTTAGGACACTTGGATGCCACCAAATACGCGCTGAAGGCGATTCTGTTTGCGACGGCGATGCGGCAAGTGATGCCCGACGCCCGGCTCGTCGCTGTCGGCGTGGACGGCGGGGGTTGGGGGAATTGGAACGCCATCGTGACGAAAATAGCTGGCGCGCACTTTGACCTCATCGCCCCGCACTACTATCAAGGCTACAACCCCAACGATGACGCCCGGCAGATTTACACCGTTGTCGCCGGCTCGCCCGTGCACATTGAGCGGATGCTGCACGAAACTTTTGCCATCGTGGAGCGCAACAAACCGACGGGTAAACGCATCACGCTGGCGTTTGATGAGTGGAATGTGTGGGAGCCGCACCAAGTGCCCGCGACGGGGCTGGAAAGTTTTTACGCGCTGCGCGATGGCATCTTTGCGGCAGGCGTGTTTCACGCGATGCACCGCTGCAGTGATTTCGTGGAGTTGGCGTGCTTGGCGCAAACGGTCAATGTGTTGGGTGCCCTCCGCACGACGCAAACGCAAGTCCTCAAGACGCCAATTTACTGGGCATTTTGGCTGTATGTGCGCAATACGGGCAAATGGCGGGTCGCCTGCGATGTGGATTGCCCTGTCGGCACAATGCCCGTCGGCGGCGAAACACCCGTCGTGGACGCTTCGGCGACGCTGAGCGCCGACGGCAAAACGCTGTTCGTGGCGCTCATCAACCGTCATCCGGAAAGCGATGTGACAGTGCGGTTGGATTTCGGCAGCTTCAAGGCGAAACCGACGGCGACCCTGTGGCGGCTGTGGAGCGAGCATTTCACCGACACCAACACCTTTGAGCGTCCGGACACCGTGAAGCCGACCCAGCAAACGATAGCGGTCAGTGACTTGACCCGCTTTGTTCTGCCCCGCCATTCCGTTACCCTGTTGCGGTTGGAGCGCTGA
- the cadA gene encoding putative cadmium-transporting ATPase, giving the protein MQGRPEQCCPTDWRTDVRAVWRSREARAALTGALFLVAGWVLAAIKSPLSQWCYFAAALIAGIPIARECVESLRERQISMEVLVTLAVAASLVIGEFHAGAVVAVLLLGGSVLEQLTAARARSALTALLQLVPQTALVRRGGTEREVPISEVQWGDHVLVRVGERIPVDGVVVAGESAVDESPLTGESVPVDKTVGDQVFAGSINLTGVLEVDAQRVGSETTLGRIARLVQEAQASQAPIQRLADRYARWYVPTALALAAIVWAITDDIVRGITVLIVFCPCALVLATPTAVAAAIAHAARRAVLVKGGEFLEAVGQVRLIALDKTGTLTVGKPQVTEIVPLDALSTDALLQLAAGAERLSEHPLGQAICRAASERRLVLPEPDEFRPFAGRGVAAQLNGMRVCIGRLAWLREQGTQVPDTVLQRIAELEAHGRTVLPVAVNNRIVGLIALRDTLRPSAKNAVAALKAMGVKVVMVTGDNERVAKVIAAEAGIDEVHANLLPEDKLRLVREWQQRGLTVAFVGDGVNDAPALAAADIGIAMGAAGTDVAMETADIAILSDDLHKLPELLRLSRRTLRVVWQNIAFSVAVNLGAVIAAWAKWIDPVWGAFIHESSAMAVILNAMRLLK; this is encoded by the coding sequence ATGCAAGGTCGTCCAGAGCAGTGTTGTCCGACCGATTGGCGCACCGATGTGCGCGCTGTGTGGCGCTCGCGGGAAGCGCGGGCGGCGCTGACCGGTGCCCTCTTTTTGGTCGCCGGGTGGGTTTTAGCGGCAATTAAAAGCCCGTTGAGCCAATGGTGCTACTTCGCCGCCGCCCTCATCGCAGGCATACCTATCGCCCGAGAGTGCGTGGAAAGCCTGCGGGAGCGCCAAATCAGCATGGAAGTGCTCGTCACCCTCGCTGTCGCGGCGTCACTGGTTATCGGCGAATTCCATGCCGGCGCCGTCGTGGCGGTGCTGTTGTTGGGCGGCAGCGTGTTGGAGCAACTGACAGCGGCGCGGGCGCGATCGGCGCTGACGGCGTTGTTGCAATTGGTGCCCCAAACAGCCTTGGTGCGACGAGGCGGCACGGAAAGGGAAGTGCCCATCAGCGAGGTGCAATGGGGTGACCATGTCTTGGTGCGGGTCGGGGAACGCATCCCGGTTGACGGCGTCGTCGTCGCGGGCGAATCCGCCGTTGACGAAAGCCCCCTCACGGGCGAATCGGTGCCCGTTGACAAAACCGTCGGTGACCAAGTGTTCGCAGGGAGCATCAATTTGACGGGCGTTTTGGAAGTAGACGCTCAGCGCGTCGGCAGCGAAACGACTTTAGGGCGCATCGCCCGATTGGTGCAAGAAGCCCAAGCGTCCCAAGCGCCCATCCAACGCCTTGCCGACCGCTACGCGCGTTGGTATGTCCCGACGGCGCTGGCGCTCGCCGCTATCGTTTGGGCAATCACAGACGACATCGTGCGGGGCATCACGGTGCTGATCGTGTTTTGCCCGTGTGCGTTGGTGTTAGCGACGCCGACAGCGGTTGCCGCCGCTATCGCTCACGCCGCCCGTCGCGCTGTGTTGGTCAAAGGCGGCGAATTTTTGGAAGCCGTCGGGCAAGTGCGTCTCATCGCGCTGGACAAAACGGGCACGCTGACGGTCGGCAAACCGCAGGTGACGGAAATCGTCCCGTTGGACGCGCTGTCGACTGACGCTTTGTTGCAGTTGGCGGCAGGAGCGGAGCGGTTGAGCGAGCATCCGTTGGGGCAAGCCATTTGCCGCGCCGCCTCGGAGCGGCGGTTAGTGTTGCCTGAACCCGATGAATTTCGCCCCTTTGCGGGGCGCGGTGTGGCAGCGCAATTGAACGGGATGCGGGTGTGCATCGGGCGGTTGGCGTGGCTGCGAGAGCAGGGGACACAAGTGCCCGACACTGTCTTGCAGCGCATCGCCGAATTGGAAGCCCATGGGCGAACGGTGTTGCCCGTCGCTGTCAATAACCGTATCGTCGGCTTGATCGCGTTGCGCGACACTTTACGCCCCTCAGCGAAAAACGCCGTCGCTGCTTTAAAGGCGATGGGTGTCAAGGTCGTAATGGTCACGGGCGACAACGAACGCGTCGCAAAAGTCATCGCCGCTGAAGCGGGCATCGACGAAGTGCACGCTAACTTGCTACCTGAAGACAAACTGCGATTGGTGCGCGAATGGCAGCAGCGCGGGTTGACCGTTGCTTTTGTCGGCGATGGCGTGAATGACGCGCCGGCACTGGCAGCCGCCGACATCGGCATCGCAATGGGCGCTGCGGGCACCGATGTCGCGATGGAAACAGCGGACATCGCCATCCTGAGCGACGACCTGCACAAGTTGCCTGAACTGCTGCGTCTTTCCCGACGGACACTGCGGGTCGTTTGGCAAAACATCGCCTTCAGCGTCGCCGTCAACCTCGGTGCGGTCATTGCGGCATGGGCGAAATGGATTGACCCTGTATGGGGCGCGTTCATCCACGAAAGCAGCGCGATGGCAGTCATCTTGAACGCCATGCGGTTGCTGAAGTGA
- the moaC gene encoding Cyclic pyranopterin monophosphate synthase: protein MQMVDVSGKPVTERSATASVTLRMRPQTARHIADGTVPKGDVLAAAQIAAYLAIKRTPDLLPLCHPIPLSGAEVRFDLRPDDGTLRIEVTVRCTAQTGAEMEALTGAAVAALTVYDMCKGLEPGIVIERLQLEQKSGGKSGEWRRPVQSR, encoded by the coding sequence GTGCAGATGGTGGATGTCAGCGGAAAACCCGTCACAGAGCGGAGCGCAACGGCATCGGTCACGCTGCGGATGCGCCCCCAGACAGCGCGCCACATCGCCGATGGGACGGTGCCGAAGGGTGATGTGCTAGCGGCGGCACAAATCGCCGCCTATCTCGCCATCAAACGAACGCCGGATTTGCTCCCGTTGTGCCATCCCATCCCCCTCAGCGGCGCCGAAGTGCGGTTTGACCTGCGCCCTGATGACGGGACGCTGCGCATTGAAGTCACCGTCCGTTGCACCGCCCAAACGGGCGCGGAGATGGAAGCCTTGACGGGTGCCGCTGTCGCCGCCCTGACGGTTTACGATATGTGCAAAGGGCTGGAACCGGGCATCGTCATTGAGCGGCTGCAACTGGAACAAAAAAGCGGCGGCAAATCGGGCGAATGGCGCCGTCCCGTTCAATCGCGGTAG
- the mrpA gene encoding Na(+)/H(+) antiporter subunit A, which translates to MEECPPKGVAQMPLWGALVALFWTAAVCLLLARFVRQRFVYVALSSGAFVTALVTVLTLWPNIPATATLNWLPSLGVNLTLRMDGLAALFAVLVLGIGLLIVVYAHGYLHPDDPPARFFGALLLFAGAMLGVVLADNLIALCIFWELTSVASFLLIGYWHDRAEARAAAYQALIVTALGGLALLAGILMLGQIGGAFEWSVLVRRTETLNANPWLTPALLLILLGAFTKSAQYPFHFWLPNAMAAPTPVSAYLHSATMVKAGIFLLARLHPMLRDHPLWTPLVGGVGAVTMLWAGYVAVLQRDIKALLAYSTVSQLGFMTALLGLGTPNGMAAALLLLVTHAGFKAALFLVAGIVEHKTHTRHLDELGGLARAMPVVAAITAVAAAALAGVPPLSGYLSKEIAFDAVVHESDWRLAAVVTLASAFTTAYAVRFAWGIFFRPPQQSTAKSWAVPPALWVPAAILSAWCIGAGVMPSLFTAPLWAPALQGAAERVPKLTLWHGFGAPMAMSAIALCGGVALHAALSVLVRWHQRLPAWTGDGVYDALARGLLKGAKGLTNFWQSGVLRRYLWWTVGFAATAVSAVLLPGGWFQLPVVQPVPWATVAMGLVLCGAAVLVAVTYPHRLVAVLGLSVVGVMVIVHFLWLSAPDLALTQLVVEIASLLILLLLLAFLPRKAPDAEPRGRKLADMAFAATIGAGVGALTLSLLSQPVDPTVRNFYLTTAKALAGGRNVVNVIVVDYRGYDTLGEIVVMGIAGLSLYVLMRLRRRAVAPAGAPVGVSGSDRPENPTGYVPSPLLMTLARLILLPGAMVAFYLFWRGHNAPGGGFVAGLVIAGLIALQYIAFGERHVRRALPVNYRALIAWGWLAAMLTGVGAWAMGMPFLTSGFRFLHLPLLGEIELASATLFDLGVLLVVVGVVLMAFSLLGAAYRD; encoded by the coding sequence ATGGAGGAATGTCCTCCGAAAGGGGTAGCGCAAATGCCGCTGTGGGGTGCTCTTGTAGCGCTGTTTTGGACAGCAGCGGTGTGTTTGTTGTTAGCGCGGTTCGTCCGCCAACGGTTCGTCTATGTCGCGCTCTCAAGCGGCGCCTTCGTCACGGCTCTCGTGACGGTGCTGACGCTTTGGCCGAATATACCCGCTACTGCGACACTCAACTGGTTGCCGTCGTTAGGCGTCAACCTGACGCTGCGGATGGATGGGTTGGCGGCGTTGTTTGCCGTGCTCGTGCTCGGCATCGGATTGCTCATCGTCGTTTATGCGCACGGCTACTTGCACCCCGATGACCCGCCGGCACGGTTTTTTGGGGCGTTGCTGCTGTTTGCCGGCGCGATGCTGGGAGTCGTCCTTGCTGACAACTTGATTGCCCTTTGCATCTTTTGGGAGTTGACGAGCGTCGCATCGTTTTTGCTCATTGGCTACTGGCACGATCGCGCTGAAGCCCGTGCTGCCGCTTACCAAGCCCTCATCGTGACGGCGCTGGGCGGGCTGGCGTTGTTGGCAGGTATCCTCATGCTGGGGCAGATCGGTGGGGCGTTTGAATGGAGCGTTTTGGTGCGGCGCACGGAGACCCTAAACGCCAACCCTTGGTTGACGCCGGCGCTGCTGCTCATCCTGTTGGGCGCCTTCACCAAGTCGGCGCAATATCCGTTCCACTTTTGGCTGCCCAACGCGATGGCGGCACCGACACCCGTTTCGGCTTACCTCCACTCGGCGACGATGGTCAAGGCAGGCATCTTTTTGCTGGCGCGGCTGCATCCGATGTTGCGTGACCATCCCCTTTGGACACCGTTGGTGGGTGGCGTCGGCGCCGTGACGATGCTATGGGCAGGCTATGTCGCCGTCTTGCAACGGGACATAAAGGCGCTGCTGGCTTACTCCACTGTCAGCCAGTTGGGCTTCATGACAGCGCTCTTGGGCTTGGGCACACCTAACGGGATGGCAGCGGCACTGCTGCTGCTGGTCACCCACGCAGGCTTCAAAGCGGCGCTGTTTTTGGTGGCGGGAATCGTGGAGCACAAAACGCACACGCGCCATTTGGATGAGTTGGGCGGCTTAGCGCGGGCAATGCCGGTAGTCGCTGCCATCACCGCCGTCGCCGCCGCCGCGTTGGCAGGTGTGCCACCCCTCAGCGGCTATTTGAGCAAGGAGATAGCCTTTGATGCTGTCGTGCACGAGAGCGATTGGCGGTTGGCAGCGGTCGTGACCCTTGCCAGCGCGTTCACGACCGCTTACGCCGTGCGGTTTGCGTGGGGCATTTTTTTCCGGCCGCCCCAGCAGTCAACGGCGAAGTCTTGGGCGGTGCCGCCTGCTCTTTGGGTGCCGGCGGCGATTTTGAGCGCATGGTGTATCGGTGCGGGCGTGATGCCATCCCTGTTCACGGCGCCGCTGTGGGCGCCCGCCCTTCAGGGCGCCGCCGAACGCGTCCCCAAACTGACGCTATGGCACGGCTTCGGTGCCCCGATGGCGATGAGCGCTATCGCCCTTTGCGGTGGCGTCGCATTGCACGCCGCCTTGTCTGTGTTAGTGCGGTGGCATCAACGGTTGCCGGCGTGGACGGGCGACGGCGTTTACGACGCCCTCGCACGCGGGTTGCTCAAGGGGGCGAAAGGGCTGACGAACTTTTGGCAGTCAGGCGTTTTGCGCCGCTACCTTTGGTGGACAGTGGGCTTTGCCGCCACTGCCGTTAGCGCGGTGCTGCTGCCGGGCGGTTGGTTTCAACTGCCTGTCGTGCAACCGGTGCCTTGGGCGACGGTGGCGATGGGGCTGGTGCTTTGCGGTGCGGCGGTGCTTGTCGCTGTCACTTATCCGCACCGGCTGGTCGCCGTGTTGGGGTTGAGCGTTGTCGGCGTGATGGTCATCGTCCACTTCCTTTGGCTAAGCGCCCCTGACTTGGCCCTTACGCAACTCGTCGTGGAAATCGCGTCGCTGCTGATTTTGCTGCTACTGTTAGCGTTTTTGCCCCGCAAAGCGCCGGACGCCGAACCGCGTGGGCGCAAACTGGCGGATATGGCGTTTGCCGCCACCATCGGTGCCGGTGTGGGAGCGCTGACGCTGAGCCTGCTGAGCCAACCCGTTGACCCGACGGTGCGCAATTTTTACCTGACGACAGCAAAAGCGTTGGCGGGTGGGCGCAATGTCGTCAATGTCATCGTCGTGGACTATCGCGGCTACGACACCTTGGGCGAAATCGTCGTCATGGGTATCGCCGGGCTGAGCCTTTATGTCCTGATGCGGTTACGCCGCCGCGCTGTGGCGCCGGCGGGTGCACCCGTAGGTGTCAGCGGAAGCGACCGTCCCGAGAACCCGACGGGCTATGTCCCGTCGCCGCTGCTGATGACCCTCGCCCGGTTGATTTTGTTGCCGGGGGCGATGGTGGCGTTTTACCTGTTTTGGCGCGGGCACAACGCGCCTGGCGGCGGGTTCGTCGCTGGGTTGGTCATCGCTGGGTTGATCGCACTGCAATACATCGCCTTCGGGGAACGCCATGTTCGGCGGGCGTTGCCCGTCAACTACCGCGCTTTGATCGCGTGGGGCTGGTTGGCAGCGATGCTGACCGGCGTCGGGGCGTGGGCGATGGGGATGCCTTTCCTGACCAGCGGTTTCCGCTTCCTGCACCTGCCGCTGTTGGGCGAGATAGAACTTGCGTCGGCGACGCTCTTTGACTTGGGCGTCCTGCTGGTCGTCGTCGGCGTCGTTCTGATGGCGTTTTCTTTGCTGGGGGCTGCCTACCGCGATTGA
- the recO gene encoding DNA repair protein RecO, protein MLLIPRVTVTTALVLRAEAWREKDRLLVLLTRERGKVTALAQGAQRPQNRLVAAAQTGVQAVFWLARGRERDRVTDVLITHLPQRLRSDGMALTAFGVLAEVLKLATPAEAPDAALFDEVVALYARLEAGAPVHKWLVTVLIRLLWRFGWMPYLLDCAICRQPIGGSETVFAPSAGGALCGGCAVHCRLPDRQTVTVATLRALDALWREPRLMDTLHLRPVLWEQAIGLLRSVWCYHLESDLRAWRVWHQWSGRRTPSVLLPRP, encoded by the coding sequence ATGTTGTTGATCCCGCGCGTGACGGTGACTACAGCGTTGGTGCTGCGGGCTGAGGCGTGGCGGGAAAAGGACCGCTTGTTGGTGCTGCTGACGCGGGAACGGGGTAAAGTGACGGCGCTCGCGCAAGGGGCGCAACGACCGCAAAACCGGTTGGTAGCGGCGGCACAAACGGGTGTGCAAGCCGTTTTCTGGCTGGCGCGCGGGCGCGAACGCGACCGCGTGACGGATGTCTTGATCACGCATCTCCCTCAGCGTTTACGGTCGGACGGGATGGCGTTGACGGCTTTCGGTGTGCTCGCTGAAGTGTTGAAATTGGCGACACCCGCAGAAGCGCCGGACGCCGCTCTGTTTGATGAGGTTGTGGCGCTGTATGCCCGGTTAGAAGCCGGTGCGCCCGTCCACAAATGGCTGGTAACGGTGTTGATACGCCTTTTGTGGCGTTTCGGCTGGATGCCCTACCTACTGGACTGTGCCATATGTCGGCAACCCATCGGGGGCAGTGAAACGGTGTTCGCCCCTTCCGCAGGTGGCGCGCTGTGCGGGGGGTGTGCTGTCCATTGCCGGTTGCCCGACCGGCAAACCGTGACAGTGGCGACCTTACGGGCGCTGGACGCGCTGTGGCGTGAACCTCGGCTGATGGACACGCTGCATTTGCGCCCGGTTTTGTGGGAACAAGCGATAGGGTTGCTGCGGTCAGTTTGGTGCTATCATCTGGAAAGCGATTTGCGAGCGTGGCGCGTGTGGCACCAATGGAGTGGGCGACGGACGCCATCTGTCCTATTGCCTCGCCCCTGA